A genomic window from Anaerolineae bacterium includes:
- a CDS encoding NAD-dependent epimerase/dehydratase family protein, protein MRKEVVLVTGASGEMGQALIQRLSASGVRNILALDVRPLPDEIRKHCPYSITGDLLDDKLMDRLVSEFSIPRIFHLAALLSTRAEFTPEAAHRVNVDGTLGLLKLAVDQAMWLGQPVKFIFPSSIAVYGLPDLATKASAGAVREHEWNIPTTMYGCNKLYAEHLGRYYARHYRQLAAERPPHTVDFRAIRFPGLISAFTVPSGGTSDYGPEMLHAAARGEPYACFVREDTTMPFMAMPDAIKALLMLEAAPQERLTTHVYNVTSFSLSAGDFRGEVLRAFPGAQITFAPDRRRQGIVDSWPVDQDDSRARQDWGWAPDYDLRRAFDEYLVPNIRERYTMPGA, encoded by the coding sequence ATGCGCAAAGAAGTTGTGCTTGTGACGGGCGCCAGCGGCGAGATGGGCCAGGCCCTGATCCAGCGTCTGTCCGCCAGCGGTGTGCGCAATATCCTGGCCCTGGATGTCCGCCCCCTGCCAGACGAGATCCGCAAACACTGCCCGTACAGCATCACCGGCGATCTGTTGGATGACAAATTAATGGATCGCCTGGTTTCAGAGTTTTCGATTCCGCGCATCTTTCACCTGGCCGCTTTGCTCTCTACCCGCGCGGAATTCACGCCGGAGGCCGCCCACCGCGTCAATGTCGATGGCACACTGGGCCTGCTCAAGCTGGCTGTTGACCAGGCCATGTGGCTGGGCCAGCCGGTCAAGTTTATCTTTCCCAGTTCGATCGCCGTCTATGGCCTGCCGGACCTGGCCACCAAGGCCAGCGCCGGGGCCGTCCGCGAGCATGAGTGGAACATCCCGACCACCATGTACGGCTGCAACAAGCTCTACGCCGAGCACCTGGGTCGCTACTACGCCCGTCATTACCGCCAGCTGGCCGCCGAACGCCCGCCTCACACGGTGGACTTCCGCGCCATTCGCTTCCCCGGCCTGATCAGCGCCTTCACCGTGCCCAGCGGCGGTACCAGCGACTATGGCCCGGAGATGCTGCACGCTGCCGCGCGGGGCGAGCCGTACGCCTGCTTCGTCCGGGAAGATACAACCATGCCCTTCATGGCCATGCCGGACGCGATCAAGGCCCTGCTGATGCTGGAAGCCGCGCCGCAGGAACGCCTGACCACCCATGTCTACAATGTGACCAGCTTCAGCCTCTCCGCCGGGGACTTCCGCGGGGAGGTACTGCGGGCCTTCCCCGGCGCACAGATCACCTTTGCCCCGGATCGGCGGCGGCAGGGCATCGTGGATAGCTGGCCGGTCGACCAGGACGACAGTCGCGCCCGGCAGGACTGGGGCTGGGCACCCGATTACGACCTGCGCCGCGCCTTTGACGAATACCTGGTGCCCAACATCCGCGAGCGTTACACCATGCCCGGCGCATGA
- a CDS encoding oligosaccharide flippase family protein: MIAVLRRGQRALESRSARTTLWYVTGHTLQKGLDFLFMPVFALLLTPEEYGAVALFLTWMTIFNSTITLRLDRAVGRARYDYDDRRFRQFLSTIAALGTLTALAALGGLALLPGETLAALFRIERRLVLLAASAAAGLFVIEIVLEAWLYAYRYRLYTALSLALALLRIVLSLAFILILPGRLPGVDGALARALGIALVSGGGGLVLGAGLLWRGRRPVDRAAWRYALAYSVPLIPHLLAGLLLSQFDRVLIGQYAGLGAAGIYSFAYQIGSVVFVLWAGANRAWVPWFFEQMAREGQEGDSTARVAIRAAIRARASQYTLLFAVVTAGLIIVGPPLARLVTPPEYREGLAIVPVVMAGCFFMLPHTFYVNLEYYEKRTGTISLGTMLAAAANIALNVALIPPYGYPVAAWTTVLGYLLLFLFHAAFVRFRLKQANLFPFLLLLATGLTLAALAAILQAATG, encoded by the coding sequence ATGATCGCTGTCCTGCGCCGCGGCCAGCGCGCCCTGGAGAGCCGGTCGGCCCGCACCACGCTGTGGTATGTGACCGGCCATACCCTGCAAAAGGGCCTCGACTTCCTGTTCATGCCGGTTTTCGCCCTGCTGCTGACACCGGAGGAATACGGGGCGGTTGCCCTGTTCCTCACCTGGATGACGATCTTCAACAGCACGATCACGCTCCGGCTGGATCGGGCAGTGGGCCGCGCCCGCTACGACTATGATGACCGGCGCTTCCGCCAGTTTCTCTCCACCATCGCTGCGCTGGGGACGCTGACGGCGCTGGCGGCGCTGGGCGGGCTGGCCCTGTTGCCGGGGGAGACACTGGCAGCACTCTTCCGCATTGAGCGGCGGCTGGTGTTGCTGGCGGCATCCGCAGCGGCGGGCCTCTTTGTCATCGAGATCGTCCTGGAAGCCTGGCTGTACGCCTACCGCTACCGGCTGTATACGGCGCTCAGCCTGGCCCTGGCCTTGCTGCGGATCGTGCTATCCCTCGCTTTCATCCTGATCCTGCCGGGTCGGCTGCCGGGCGTGGACGGGGCGCTGGCCCGCGCCCTGGGTATTGCGCTGGTCAGCGGGGGAGGTGGGCTGGTGCTGGGGGCGGGGCTATTGTGGCGCGGGCGGCGTCCGGTCGATCGGGCAGCCTGGCGCTACGCCCTGGCCTATAGCGTGCCGTTGATCCCGCACCTGCTGGCCGGGCTGTTGTTGAGCCAGTTTGACCGGGTGCTGATCGGCCAGTATGCCGGGCTGGGAGCGGCGGGCATCTACAGCTTCGCCTACCAGATTGGCAGCGTGGTCTTTGTGCTGTGGGCTGGGGCCAACCGCGCCTGGGTGCCCTGGTTCTTCGAGCAGATGGCCCGTGAAGGGCAGGAAGGCGACTCTACTGCCCGCGTCGCAATACGCGCCGCCATCCGCGCCCGCGCCAGCCAGTATACGCTGCTGTTTGCGGTGGTCACCGCTGGCCTTATCATCGTCGGGCCGCCGCTGGCCCGGCTGGTGACCCCGCCAGAATACCGCGAAGGGCTGGCGATCGTCCCGGTGGTGATGGCGGGATGCTTCTTTATGTTGCCGCACACCTTCTACGTCAACCTGGAATATTACGAAAAGCGCACCGGCACAATCTCCCTGGGGACGATGCTGGCGGCGGCAGCCAATATCGCCCTCAATGTGGCCCTGATCCCCCCCTATGGCTACCCCGTCGCTGCCTGGACAACCGTCCTGGGTTACCTGCTGTTGTTTCTCTTCCATGCTGCCTTTGTGCGCTTCCGGCTCAAGCAGGCGAATCTGTTCCCCTTCCTCCTGCTGCTGGCGACCGGCCTGACTCTGGCTGCTCTGGCGGCGATCCTGCAGGCTGCCACCGGGTAG
- a CDS encoding glycosyltransferase produces the protein MQLSFIVITYGRQDDLYRCLESIFRQEGLPAPYEIILINNGPQETLRLPPLDDRARLHVEHAPHNLGVCGGRNLGIRLARGDLLIFIDDDAAWSTPQEVSRIVGYFAANPRCGGLCGRILHPDGRLDERHLPYPDKAYARALTAPTPAPYFLGTAHALRAAALGGPEVYPERYFYAMEEIDLSLRLIDAGWEIVYLPEVAARHYTSSEGRLEEVERWQHYSLNKARMAWRLLPLPYPLTTMLIWGVAALIRTRRPGVALGMLGALWAERTLLRRERRPIRPATVRYLRRIGARLLY, from the coding sequence ATGCAGCTTTCCTTTATTGTCATCACCTACGGACGCCAGGATGATCTGTACCGCTGCCTGGAATCGATCTTCCGTCAGGAGGGTCTGCCTGCACCCTATGAGATCATCCTGATCAACAATGGCCCGCAGGAAACCCTGCGCCTTCCCCCGCTGGATGACCGCGCCCGGCTCCACGTGGAGCACGCGCCGCACAATCTGGGCGTCTGCGGCGGGCGCAACCTGGGGATCAGGCTGGCCCGGGGCGATCTGCTGATCTTCATCGATGACGACGCCGCATGGTCTACCCCGCAGGAAGTCAGCCGGATCGTGGGGTACTTCGCCGCCAATCCGCGCTGCGGCGGGCTGTGTGGGCGCATCCTGCACCCGGACGGACGGCTGGATGAGCGCCATCTACCTTACCCCGATAAGGCCTACGCCCGCGCCCTGACGGCGCCTACCCCGGCCCCTTACTTCCTGGGCACAGCGCATGCCCTGCGCGCTGCGGCGCTGGGCGGCCCGGAGGTCTACCCGGAGCGTTACTTCTACGCCATGGAGGAGATCGATCTGAGCCTGCGCCTGATTGACGCCGGCTGGGAGATCGTGTACCTGCCGGAGGTTGCCGCCCGCCATTACACCTCGTCAGAGGGGCGCCTGGAGGAAGTCGAGCGCTGGCAGCATTACAGTCTCAATAAGGCGCGTATGGCCTGGCGTCTGTTGCCGCTGCCCTACCCGCTGACCACGATGCTGATCTGGGGTGTGGCGGCGCTGATCAGGACCCGGCGACCGGGCGTAGCGCTGGGCATGCTGGGCGCCCTGTGGGCGGAACGCACCCTGTTGCGCCGGGAACGCCGCCCGATCCGTCCGGCGACCGTCCGCTATCTGCGGCGCATTGGCGCCAGGCTGCTCTACTGA
- a CDS encoding reactive intermediate/imine deaminase (has endoribonuclease activity on mRNA), whose product MRDVIKTSDAPKAIGPYSQGIRIGNLVYTAGQAAVDPATGRLIEGDIKAQTEQTMKNLDAILRAAGTSLQRAVKANVYLHNIADFAAMNEVYARWIDPEKPPARTTVGGLDLPLGALVEIEVVADASEGS is encoded by the coding sequence ATGCGTGACGTGATCAAGACTTCCGACGCCCCAAAGGCCATCGGGCCATATTCGCAGGGGATCCGAATCGGCAACCTGGTCTATACAGCCGGTCAGGCAGCAGTTGACCCGGCGACCGGTCGTCTGATCGAGGGCGACATCAAGGCCCAGACCGAGCAGACGATGAAGAACCTGGACGCCATCCTCAGGGCGGCGGGCACTTCCCTGCAGCGTGCCGTCAAGGCGAATGTCTACCTGCACAACATCGCCGATTTCGCCGCCATGAACGAGGTCTACGCCCGCTGGATTGACCCGGAGAAGCCGCCGGCGCGGACGACCGTCGGTGGGCTGGATTTGCCACTAGGGGCGCTGGTGGAGATCGAGGTGGTGGCCGACGCGAGCGAGGGCAGCTGA
- a CDS encoding aminopeptidase P family protein, which translates to MYTTRLQTLQQIVASAGLDAIALVPGPNMIYLTGQEFHLMERPLFGFYPPAGDPVFVLPALEQDKLASPPYPIRLFTYTDTDGPDGAVHAALAALDLPGKRLGVEGLRMRYNEALLITRHAPGAVITDAGDALAALRLRKDAAEVAALRRAIAISQDALQEVIGTVRPGMTERQIANALVIAMLQRGGGELLFPPIVLGGPNSALPHGVPGSRALREGDLLLFDFGISFDHYTSDITRTFALGEPDARLREAYAAVYAANAAGRRAAGPGVPCQEVDRAARAEIEKAGLGAYFTHRTGHGLGMEVHEGPYIREGNAQLLEPGHVFTVEPGVYLPGVGGVRIEDNVLITADGAESLTTFPRELQVIGG; encoded by the coding sequence ATGTACACGACACGCTTACAGACCCTCCAGCAGATTGTAGCCAGCGCCGGGCTGGACGCCATTGCGCTTGTCCCCGGCCCCAATATGATTTACCTGACCGGGCAGGAGTTCCACCTGATGGAGCGCCCGCTGTTCGGCTTCTACCCGCCCGCCGGCGACCCGGTTTTTGTCCTGCCGGCCCTGGAGCAGGATAAGCTGGCCAGCCCGCCATACCCGATCCGGCTCTTCACCTACACCGACACCGATGGGCCGGACGGGGCCGTGCATGCCGCGCTGGCGGCGCTGGACCTGCCCGGCAAGCGGCTGGGCGTGGAAGGACTGCGAATGCGCTATAACGAGGCGCTGTTGATCACCCGCCATGCGCCGGGGGCTGTCATCACCGACGCCGGGGACGCGCTGGCCGCGCTGCGGCTGCGCAAGGACGCCGCCGAGGTGGCCGCCCTGCGCCGGGCGATTGCCATCAGCCAGGATGCCCTGCAGGAGGTGATCGGGACTGTCCGGCCCGGCATGACCGAGCGCCAGATCGCTAACGCTCTGGTGATCGCTATGTTGCAGCGCGGTGGGGGCGAGCTGCTCTTCCCGCCGATCGTGCTGGGCGGACCGAATAGCGCCCTGCCACACGGCGTCCCCGGAAGCCGCGCCCTGCGCGAAGGCGACCTGCTGCTCTTTGACTTCGGCATCAGCTTCGACCACTATACCTCCGATATCACCCGCACCTTCGCCCTGGGGGAGCCGGACGCGCGTTTGCGGGAGGCTTACGCGGCGGTCTACGCGGCCAACGCCGCCGGGCGCCGGGCTGCCGGACCGGGTGTGCCCTGCCAGGAAGTCGACCGCGCCGCCCGTGCCGAAATCGAGAAGGCCGGGCTGGGGGCGTACTTCACCCATCGCACCGGGCACGGCCTGGGCATGGAAGTGCACGAAGGCCCCTATATCCGCGAGGGGAATGCGCAGTTGCTGGAGCCGGGCCATGTCTTCACGGTGGAGCCGGGTGTCTACCTGCCGGGGGTGGGCGGGGTGCGCATTGAAGACAACGTGCTGATCACAGCAGACGGCGCGGAATCGCTGACGACCTTCCCGCGCGAGCTACAGGTGATCGGGGGGTAG
- a CDS encoding MFS transporter yields MSAIRQPARLRYQIVTITVTRTLINTAYRLVYPFLPTIARGLGVDLEAVALAITARSSLGLLGPAFGVIADRRGRRAGMLIGLIAVIAALLLMTILPLYGIFFAGLLLLGAGKIVFDTSMQAYVGDRVDYRRRGLAIGLTELAWSAAYLVGIPVAGWLIARGGWNAAFPWLAALLLGCCVLLALLVSGGRGSGSQPPALPDAIRALLTYRSALAALTVSLLITFANELVSIVFGVWLEDAFGLQIAALGAASIVIGVAELGGEGLVIGVVDRLGKRRAVALGAAASVLSALALPALGTSVEGSLLGLFLFYLTFEATLVTSIALMTEIAPERRATLLAGNVAFVSFGRMVGAPLGTALFAGGIAANAAAAALAYLLALGVVILFVQQE; encoded by the coding sequence GTGAGCGCCATTCGCCAACCTGCCCGCCTGCGCTACCAGATCGTCACCATCACCGTCACCCGCACCCTGATCAATACCGCCTACCGGCTGGTTTACCCCTTCCTGCCAACCATCGCCCGCGGACTGGGCGTGGACCTGGAGGCGGTGGCGCTGGCCATTACCGCCCGTTCCAGCCTGGGGTTGCTTGGTCCGGCCTTTGGCGTGATCGCTGATCGGCGCGGGCGCCGGGCGGGGATGCTGATCGGCCTCATCGCGGTGATCGCTGCCCTGTTGCTGATGACGATCCTGCCGCTGTACGGCATTTTCTTCGCCGGGCTGCTACTGCTGGGTGCGGGCAAGATCGTCTTTGACACGTCAATGCAGGCTTACGTTGGCGATCGGGTGGATTACCGGCGGCGGGGCCTGGCCATTGGCCTGACCGAGCTGGCCTGGTCAGCGGCATATCTGGTGGGCATCCCGGTTGCCGGGTGGCTGATCGCGCGCGGCGGTTGGAACGCGGCCTTCCCCTGGCTGGCGGCGCTGCTGCTTGGCTGCTGCGTCCTGCTGGCGCTGCTGGTCAGCGGCGGGCGTGGATCGGGCAGCCAGCCGCCCGCACTGCCGGATGCCATCCGTGCCCTGCTGACCTACCGCTCCGCCCTGGCTGCCCTGACCGTCAGCCTGCTGATCACCTTCGCCAATGAGCTGGTCAGCATCGTCTTTGGCGTGTGGCTGGAGGATGCCTTCGGCCTGCAGATCGCGGCGCTGGGGGCGGCATCGATCGTGATCGGCGTGGCGGAACTGGGCGGCGAAGGGCTGGTTATCGGCGTGGTCGACCGGCTGGGCAAGCGGCGGGCGGTGGCGCTGGGCGCAGCGGCCAGCGTGCTGAGCGCCCTGGCGCTGCCGGCGCTGGGGACCAGCGTGGAGGGTAGCCTGCTGGGACTGTTCCTGTTCTACCTGACGTTTGAGGCAACGCTGGTGACGAGCATCGCCCTGATGACGGAGATTGCTCCGGAACGCCGGGCGACGCTGCTGGCCGGCAATGTGGCCTTTGTCTCCTTCGGGCGCATGGTAGGCGCGCCGCTGGGGACGGCCCTCTTCGCCGGGGGAATCGCCGCCAATGCTGCTGCCGCGGCGCTGGCCTACCTGCTGGCGCTGGGGGTAGTGATCCTGTTTGTGCAGCAAGAGTAG
- a CDS encoding NUDIX domain-containing protein has protein sequence MSAINPPQSLADGYVKWLRGKVGSQLIYLVYASAVIFDAQGRILAQTRYDFDWLSIPGGAMEPGETLLQTARREVREETGITAEIKGLAGLLTHPRYNLRYPNGDQVQQWTAIFWGEAAGGALQADGGETLTAFFIEPEAFLRRTHPSHQEMVTCALRARAGEPPQIEPVESFPPLRPYYPVLRAAVGHETVILPGALAIVEDDRGYILMTYRADFACWDFPGGFSDLGETCPATVVREVQEETGLIVEPYALVGLYSDPRLFYVTYPNGDAVHGVGAAYACRVTGGQLIPEGADDENSAVAFLPVEQVLAQTRLEAISQIMHDYLDRGGWPHIR, from the coding sequence ATGAGTGCAATCAATCCGCCGCAATCGCTGGCAGATGGCTATGTCAAATGGCTGCGCGGCAAGGTTGGCAGCCAGCTGATCTACCTGGTTTACGCCAGCGCCGTGATCTTCGACGCGCAGGGGCGCATCCTGGCCCAGACGCGCTACGACTTCGACTGGCTGAGCATCCCCGGCGGGGCCATGGAACCGGGCGAGACCCTGCTCCAGACGGCCCGGCGCGAGGTGCGGGAGGAAACGGGCATTACGGCGGAGATCAAGGGATTGGCTGGCCTGTTGACCCATCCCCGCTACAATCTGCGCTACCCCAACGGCGATCAGGTTCAGCAGTGGACGGCTATCTTCTGGGGGGAAGCGGCAGGCGGCGCGCTTCAGGCAGACGGCGGCGAGACGCTGACGGCCTTTTTCATCGAGCCGGAAGCCTTTCTGCGCCGGACGCATCCCTCCCACCAGGAGATGGTGACGTGCGCGCTGCGCGCCCGCGCCGGGGAGCCGCCGCAGATCGAACCGGTCGAGTCGTTTCCGCCGCTGCGCCCGTACTACCCTGTATTGCGGGCTGCTGTCGGCCACGAGACGGTGATTCTGCCCGGCGCGCTGGCCATCGTGGAGGATGACCGCGGCTACATCCTGATGACCTACCGCGCCGACTTTGCCTGCTGGGACTTCCCCGGCGGCTTCAGCGATCTGGGCGAGACCTGCCCGGCTACCGTCGTCCGCGAGGTGCAGGAGGAAACCGGCCTGATCGTGGAGCCGTACGCGCTGGTGGGTCTCTATAGCGATCCGCGCCTGTTCTATGTCACCTATCCCAACGGTGATGCGGTGCACGGCGTGGGCGCAGCGTATGCCTGCCGCGTGACCGGTGGGCAACTCATCCCGGAAGGCGCGGACGACGAGAATTCGGCGGTAGCTTTCCTGCCGGTCGAACAGGTGCTGGCGCAGACGCGCCTGGAAGCCATCAGCCAGATCATGCACGATTATCTGGATCGCGGCGGCTGGCCGCATATTCGCTGA
- the rfbD gene encoding dTDP-4-dehydrorhamnose reductase — translation MRIMITGVKGRLGGRLAALLAPHHPILGVDLPEVDLADPASVGTLVDQAPELVIHCAAWTDVDGCARDPGRALRVNAYGTKHVALACQRLGAALLYVSTNEVFDGQARAPYREYDAASPINPYGYSKWVAEQIVRELVPQHYIVRTSWLIAHGGHNFVHAILNRAQQGQVLRVVINEIAAPTYNDDLAEAIVRLLASGHYGTYHLVNAGYVSRWGLARFVLDHAGYAAIPIEPIVLAQYPRPSRPPEFSALENSAAALLGITLRPWQEAMLDFLAKEGLLVS, via the coding sequence ATGCGCATCATGATCACCGGCGTCAAAGGTCGACTGGGCGGGCGGCTGGCTGCCCTGCTCGCCCCGCACCATCCGATCCTGGGCGTCGACCTGCCGGAGGTCGACCTGGCCGATCCGGCGAGTGTGGGCACGCTGGTCGATCAGGCGCCTGAGCTGGTCATCCATTGCGCCGCCTGGACGGATGTTGACGGCTGCGCCCGCGATCCGGGCCGCGCCCTGCGCGTGAACGCCTATGGCACCAAGCATGTTGCCCTGGCCTGCCAGCGCCTGGGTGCGGCGCTGCTGTATGTGAGCACCAACGAGGTCTTTGATGGCCAGGCCCGCGCCCCTTACCGCGAATACGACGCTGCCAGCCCGATCAACCCGTATGGCTACAGCAAATGGGTGGCCGAGCAGATTGTGCGCGAGCTGGTCCCGCAGCACTACATTGTGCGCACTTCCTGGCTGATCGCCCACGGCGGCCACAACTTCGTCCACGCCATCCTCAACCGGGCGCAGCAGGGACAGGTTCTGCGCGTGGTAATCAACGAAATCGCCGCCCCGACCTACAACGACGACCTGGCGGAGGCGATCGTCCGCCTGCTGGCCAGCGGGCATTATGGCACATACCATCTGGTCAACGCCGGGTATGTCTCCCGCTGGGGGCTGGCTCGCTTTGTTCTGGATCATGCCGGCTATGCCGCTATCCCGATCGAGCCGATCGTCCTGGCCCAGTACCCGCGCCCCTCTCGCCCGCCGGAATTTAGCGCCCTGGAGAATAGCGCCGCCGCCCTGCTGGGCATCACCCTGCGCCCGTGGCAGGAGGCCATGCTGGACTTCCTGGCAAAAGAAGGGTTGCTGGTGTCGTAG